The Lycium barbarum isolate Lr01 chromosome 12, ASM1917538v2, whole genome shotgun sequence genome includes a region encoding these proteins:
- the LOC132624505 gene encoding MDIS1-interacting receptor like kinase 2-like, with protein sequence MVLRFKLNIGIIPDEIGHLHNLKYLFMEINSLMGSIPLTIFNMSSLQVLIITDNKIEGRLPREVGNLTMLNILDLSMNKLTGVISNEVGNLQELENLALYLNNFNGSIPIGIFNISSLLSISLTNNHISGNLPSTIGHGLPNVEAIFVGGNNINGILPGSISNLSKLTHLDLGANELSGPILESLGKLRFLEILH encoded by the exons ATGGTTCTTAGATTCAAACTAAACATAG GCATAATTCCTGATGAGATTGGTCATCTTCATAACTTGAAGTACTTGTTCATGGAAATAAATTCATTAATGGGCTCAATccctttaaccatattcaacatgtCATCACTTCAGGTTTTAATTATTACTGATAACAAAATTGAAGGACGTCTACCAAGAGAAGTTGGAAATTTGACTATGCTTAACATACTTGATCTTTCAATGAATAAACTGACAG GTGTAATTTCAAATGAAGTTGGTAACCTTCAAGAGTTGGAGAACCTTGCATTGTATTTGAATAACTTTAATGGGTCGATCCCTATTGGTATCTTCAATATCTCATCTCTTTTATCTATTTCACTCACAAATAATCACATTTCAGGCAACCTTCCTTCCACTATAGGCCATGGGTTACCTAACGTTGAAGCAATATTTGTTGGTGGAAACAACATTAATGGTATCTTACCTGGTTCCATCTCAAATTTGTCTAAACTGACCCATCTCGACCTTGGTGCAAATGAACTTAGTGGTCCAATTCTTGAATCTCTAGGAAAATTAAGATTTCTTGAAATTCTCCATTAA
- the LOC132624506 gene encoding receptor kinase-like protein Xa21, translated as MLPKSIGNLSSLQTFYAEGCNLKGHLPKEIGNLRNLSSMRLEDNNFIGIVPPTISSLKKLQHLSLGANRISGHFPIVLCELPNLSMLNLSQNQMWGSIASCLGDMTSLREIYLGPNNFTASIPSKIGNLKDAILLDLSWNQISDNIPSTLGGLHKLIQLSLAHNKIEGSIPQTFGKLVDLEALDLSYNKISSVIPKSLEELKQLDSFNVSFNRLIWTVVAPSIIIVIGITSAIIFVLMRRRGKTINAEDKWLPEVAPQRVSYYELQRATQGFDENNLLGSGSFDSVYKGILADGVIVAVKVFNVQLEGTFQTFDRECEILRNLHHRNLTKIISSCCNLDFKALVLEYMSNGSLDKLLYSRDYCLTIMQRLNIMISVAAALEYLHHDYSLPVIHCDMKPSNVLLDNDIVGRLTDFATIGYIAPGEFFYLTYNNVMD; from the exons ATGCTCCCAAAATCAATCGGCAATCTTTCTTCTCTTCAAACATTTTATGCAGAAGGTTGTAACCTCAAGGGCCATCTTCCAAAAGAAATTGGAAATTTGAGAAATCTATCTTCTATGAGGCTGGAAGATAATAACTTCATTGGAATTGTCCCACCGACAATAAGTTCGTTGAAAAAGCTTCAACATCTTTCACTTGGTGCAAATAGAATAAGTGGTCATTTTCCAATTGTTTTATGTGAGTTACCCAACTTAAGCATGCTAAACCTTTCACAAAATCAAATGTGGGGTAGCATTGCTAGTTGCCTGGGGGATATGACTTCTTTAAGGGAGATTTATCTTGGTCCCAATAACTTCACTGCTAGCATACCTTCAA AAATCGGAAACCTCAAGGATGCAATACTTCTAGATCTTTCCTGGAACCAAATCTCAGACAACATTCCAAGTACATTGGGAGGACTGCATAAGTTGATTCAACTATCTTTGGCTCATAACAAAATTGAAGGATCTATTCCTCAGACATTTGGGAAACTCGTAGATTTAGAAGCATTGGATCTTTCGTATAACAAAATATCTAGTGTAATTCCAAAATCATTAGAGGAACTTAAGCAGCTAGACTCCTTTAATGTCTCATTCAACAG ACTGATATGGACTGTAGTTGCCCCTTCAATTATCATTGTAATAGGAATTACTTCAGCAATAATTTTCGTGTTGATGAGACGTCGGGGTAAAACAATCAATGCTGAAGATAAATGGTTGCCTGAGGTAGCACCACAAAGGGTTTCTTACTATGAACTTCAAAGAGCAACTCAGGGCTTTGATGAAAATAACTTGCTAGGTAGTGGAAGTTTTGATTCTGTTTACAAAGGGATATTGGCAGATGGGGTGATAGTAGCTGTCAAAGTTTTCAATGTGCAACTTGAAGGTACATTTCAAACCTTTGATAGAGAATGTGAAATCTTGAGGAATCTTCATCACAGAAATCTCACGAAGATCATTAGTAGTTGTTGTAACTTGGATTTTAAAGCATTAGTACTAGAGTACATGTCAAATGGGAGCTTAGATAAATTGTTATACTCTCGAGATTACTGTTTAACTATAATGCAAAGATTGAATATCATGATTAGTGTTGCAGCTGCTTTGGAATATCTCCATCATGATTACTCATTGCCGGTTATTCACTGTGATATGAAGCCTagcaacgtgttacttgacaacgACATAGTGGGACGCCTGACTGACTTTGCCACAATTGGTTACATTGCTCCAGGTGAATTCTTTTATTTAACTTATAATAATGTTATGGATTAA